ctactctccacataaggaaatctattctcaagaatagtagtgggagtatcgtaaaagacttgagcactacaaattgtgtccacaatgaaaaagaaaggtttagcaaaggggttctcgagagtatgacaccttttatcatccctcttattTAAAGCATAAgtgtcctcacaataatcatcatagataaggggcatgctttcatcaaaatgattttgatcattcaaagtggaagaactaaaaagatcatcttcatcaaatatagcatccccaagcttgtggctttgcatatcattagcatcatgggtatttatagaattcatgctaacaacattgcaatcatgctcatcattcacatattctatgccaagcattctatgtaattcttctttcagcacttgagcacaattttccttcccatcatgctcacgaaagacattgaaaagatggagaatatgaggcatcctcaattccattttttatagttttctagagaaagaacaagaaacaaaaagattcgattgcaagatctaaagatataccttcaagcgctaacctccccggcaacggcgccagaaaagagcttgatgtctactacgaaaccttctccttgtagacgttgttgggcctccaagtgcacagggttgtaggacagtagcaattttccctcaagtaggtgacctaaggtttatcaatccgcgagaggcgtaggatgaagatggtctctctctagcaaccctgcaaccaaataacaaagagtctcttgtgtccccaacacacccaatacaatggtaagttgtataggtgcactagttcgacgaagagatggtgaaacaagtgcaatatggatggtagatataggtttttgtaatctgaaattacaaaaacagaaaggtaactagtaacaaaagtgagcacgaacggtattgcaaagcgtggaaacaaggcctagggttcatactttcactagtgaagttctctcaacaatgataacataattggatcatataactagccctcaacatgcaacaaagagtcactccaaagtcactaatagtagagaacaaacaaagagattattgtcgggtacgaaaccaccacaaagttattctttctgatcgatctattcaagagtccgtagtaaaatagcacgaagctattctttccgttcaatctttcatagatttcgtactagaataacaccttaagatacttatcaaccaagaccctaatttcacctagatactccattgtcacctcaagtatccgtggttatgattatacgatatgcatcacacaatctcagaatcatctattccactaacacatagaacttcaaagagtgccccaaagtttctaccagagagtcaaaacgtgtgccaacccctgtgcataggttcccaatgtcacgaactcgcaagttgatcaccaaaacatacatcaagtactcacatgaatccacgtgtgccaacccatatgcataggttcccaatgtcacgaacccgcaagttgatcacagcagatagacacgtgtaagacatacatcaagtgttctcaaagactcaatccgataagataactccaaagggaaactcaattcattacaagaagggagagagggaagaaCATCGTAAGatcctacaatagtagcaaagcccatggtacatcgagatcaagacatctcaagaacacgagagagagagatcaaacacatagctactggtacataccctctgccccaagggagaactactccctccttgtcatggagatcgccgggatgatgaagatggccaccggagttggtttccccctccggcagggtgccggaacgggctccagattggtttttggtggctacagaggcttgcggcggcgaaactcccgatctaggtttctttctggaggtttctggatttataggaccacaTGGCTGTGGAGTTGTGTCAAGTGGACCCCTGagtggcccacaagcttggttggtgcggcctggggggggcgccgacagggcttgtggcttcctcgggacccctctccggtatctttttcttccggtgtttttgatattttctataaaaaatcatcgcgaaagaattattccgtttggactccgcctaaaaaagggtcaaaaacacggaaagaacaggaactatcacttgcactgaattaataggttagtcccaaaaaagatataaaagtcatataaaacatccaaagtttgacaagataacaacatgaaaccatcaaaaaatatagatacgttggagacgtatcagcggaccCACTTGAAAAAGCGGACATAAGGATGGCAATTTTACCCACACGTACGGGTACCTGCGGGTACCATACCCACATGGGCAGAGTATGGGCAAACTTGTATACCCATGGATAGTACACATACCCTATCCGTTAAATCATGGGTAGGGTACGGGTAGAGCCTTGTACCTGTGGGTATACCCATACCCTACCCATTTGTGAACTAATGTTATGTTATCATCAATTAATCATTAATTTGTCATGTGACTCATCTACTCCTATGGACTTATGAGTATGTTGTGATTTCTCAATTTTGCTCGTGGTCATGTACTCATCTACCTATTATCGAGCCAAGATAATTCAATTTTGTGTCAAATGTGATATCAGTGAGTGTAAAATTGTGAACAACTTGTGTACTATTTGTTCTACCCGCTGGGTACCCAATGGGTATAGGTAATCGTCGGGTATGGGTATGGGTAAAGTTTTATACCCATGAATATAGGTATGGGTAGAATTTTGTACCCATTAACTATACAGGTATGGGTATGGTATTGCTCTACCCTGCCCATACCCTACCCATTGCCATCCTTAAGCGGACATGGACGAGCGGATAGGTAACCCAACCCAATAAAATGCAAACAAAACGCGCGTCCATTTGGGTCGCGCGGTTCGAGTTACTCTTAGACCATCTCTAGTATACCCcatataagagcatctctagcagaccctgtaTAATTGCGACCTGCAAACGCGTTTTACAGTTCGACGAAGTGGGGTTTTGCGGAACGAAATGTTGCGCTGCAGAACAGAACCCGTATAATCAAACTGCATAATTTGAAATAAAAACATTCGTGGGCGAAATTGGAACCACAGTCATTGAAAGCTTTACATAGAACATGATCATACAAACTACATTCAGACTGCATCACTTACTAGAGGAGGGCATAGGTAAAGCAAACCTACTGGAGCTCATCGGAGCTCACCAGAGCTACTAGCTATCCTACCACACTATGCAAAATTGAGCTCACCGGAGTCGAGCTCGTGCAACagtagatgcacagtgcgctcagtcgtcgtcctcgtcggaggAGAGCTCGACGTAGATGCGCTTCTATGCAGTCGCTTCGCGgcgccactcctccaccttgtggccgaaggcgaAGGCCAACGCGATACCCTGCTTGTAGAGCAGggtgtcgatctcctcctccctctggcGGCGCTGCTGGTCCTCTTCCGCCTCTCGTGCACTCCGCGCTAGCAGCACGTGCAAAACGCTATCTGCCTCTGCCGGAGGGAGGAAATCCTCTGGTCTGACGACGGCCCCGGCACGTCGCTCCGGCACCGCCTCGGCCTGCGGCTCCATCTTCACCTACGGGAGCTCTTCGAGCTCCCTCTTCACCGGGGGGAGGGAGGAGCACGAGCGCGAGCTCGATGCCTTGAAGGAGCTGTCGGATAAGAGGCGGCCGCGCACGCGGTCGTACTCCTCTGTCTCGCGATGTAGGAGCGATAGAGGCGGCGTCCGGCCCCACTGCGTGTACCGGCGGGCGGTGCGCTTACGGGCGGCGTCGGATCTGACACAACGAGCCCTCTCGGGGTCGTCGTTCCTACGGCTACCGGAGTTGGCCATCAAGGGCGGTGGAATGGAGCGGCTAAGCGGCGGAATGAAGGCGCTCGTCGGCGGATTGGAGGCGCCGGCGGTGAGGTGGGGGACTTTTCGCGGCGGCggagggatagggtttcgacccgcatCCAGCGGTCAAACCCGCAGATATAGCGGTCGAGCGCTCACGTTTACGGGGCCACCGCAAAAGTTTTACGGGTCGGGCCGCGTTTACAGTATCTGCTCTGGCAGGAAAAACAGCCCAAACCCATATAGTCGCCGGAATTTTACAATTCCGACGATTAtatggggtctgctagagatgctctaatgcCCCAACCCGCAAAATAACTACCAAAATACGGGTGAGCGCAGAAAAAATTGTCCGATCAGACCCCGTATGGGGCGTTGACCAGTAATTTTTTTTACGAGACGCGACAAAAGTTCTCCCTCAACCTTTAGATTCACGGGGTGGGAGGCTGACCCAAGCTTGCCTGCTATCCACAACGAGATTTGGCGTGAGGGCAATTTCCACGCACCCGTTCCTGCTTCCCACCCCCTTCGTCGCCATTACCCCGTCTCCACCCGCTCCTGTCCATCTTCCCCTACCATTCTTCGCCGCCCAGGAAGCCTCCCATCCGTCCCACGTCACTACGGTTGTCACGCACGCACAATCCACTCCGGCAGATCTCATCGTCGGCCATGTCGCCCCGCCATCACTCAAGGCACCATCGCAGCTGTCCGCAAAGGGGCAGGTAAAAATTGTCGTGTAGGGCGGAAATCCAGCTAGCCCCGTCGGGAAGGCACACGTTCCCGGCGGCGCGGCCACTGCCGGAGAAGAAAGGCAAGGTTTCGTGGGTGAAGCACAAGAAGGTTCCTACGAAAATCCTgacaacttcatcctctccccccgCCCCGACAACATGTATCCCGTTGATACCCATCAAAGTCTTTGTTTCTACCGCAAGCGAGGTTTTCAATGAAATGTCCAGTTCGAACGATGCAACTGCTGAGTTCGTCAACTTGTTGGATGCCAACATCGTCGACATTGATTGAGCCCCGATCGTTGATTTCAATTACAAGAAAATGGATGGTAACATGGATGGTCACGATGGCGAAGATGAGGTGGAGGAGATAGACGAGGGGGCTTATGACCAAGTGCAAgcaaaaaaatcacgagatcgaaTAACTACATGATGTTCGAAGATCAAATATTGATCAAAGCTTGGAGTGTGGTGTATCTTGATGCGTGCACCGGCACATCTCAAACAGCCAAGAGGTATTGGCAGAGGATCGAAGATCAATACTTACGCATGATGGCAGCGTATCTCAATGGGACTTCACGCACCTTTTGGTCACTCTAAGGTCGTTGGGACGTGATCAAGCCGATTTGTAGTCGTTGGGctgcttgcttggaacaagttcaCAATGCTACTCCAAGTGGAACGTGGAATTAGAATGTGTGAGTTCATTTTCACGTTCAAAGTTGTGCAATCATTTGTAGCATTTGTAGCATCTCAAATCATTTGATATTGTTTTGATTGTGTAGGACAAAATTGCACAACAAAGATACAAAGACAAGGAAGCTCCCGAAGGCAAAAGATTTAAACTAGAGTGTTGTTGGGAATTGCTAAAAGAGTGTAAAAAGTGAGAGTTGACTGAGAAAGAATCCCCACCGAAGAGAGGTTCACTTACGACCATGGattatgatgaagatgatgatggcccgTGAAACTTGAACAAGCCCGACAGAGACAAGAAGTCAATGGAGAAGATCAAGAGGGAACACGAGGCATCAAGCTTGCGAGACAAGATAGATGCAATCAAATAAGTTGATGTTGACGAAGACATTGGAGGCAAAGAAAGAGTTGGCGGAGAAGAAGGCACGAGACAAGCAAGAAAAGTGGCAATTGCTCAACGACAAGGGGTTGCCCAAGGCGCCCATTGAGGAGGGAAGAGTTTTTGCCGTTGAGACCAAAGCTATGGCCAAGCTTCTTGTCAAGGAGAACAAGATTATGACATTGAAGCGCGATGACATGGACGACATCACCAAAGAATGGCATGATATGACAAGGAGAGACACTTTGAAGAGGAGGATGGTAGCGGCGACTCGTGGGTGTTTCGGTGTCGGTGATGTTTTCCCATCAGGAATTGGAACCAGTGTCGGTGATGCTTTTAGTGCGGGCGGCTATGCTTTCGTTGCGAGAGTTGGAACAAGTGTCGGTAATGAACTCGCAGGCGGCGATAGCATCGATGGCAATGCGCGCGGAGTGAAGATCATGATGACGGGTGATGATGGACGTGGTCGTTATTTTTGCAAAAAGTCCTTTTACGCTTGTCATAAAAAAACTATGTTTTTATTTACGCGCGATctatattttattcttcaaatttGAACTCAATCATAGAAATCGCTGGTAAATTAATTAATTTGAGGTTTTTGGTTTGGGGGCCGAAGCGGGTTGCGGCCGAGCAAACCCATGTAGCCGATCAGTAAAACATCATATTCTTAAGCTCGGTAACAGAGCCGTTTTGCTcgataaaaaataatttttttacaaACTATAAACAATTTTTACGGACAAGCCTTTTAGGGTCAGCTAGAAATGCTCCTAGCATCTTGTATAAGGTGAAGCATTCCCAAGCAGGAGacattaggctggttgtaatggatagtatcatatagtagtatcatgcatatgatactagtgtatgataccacatctgtaatgcataatatcatatattagtatcatagtatagttcatttattgtcatgaaagacacatagtagcacatcatttaatatgatacggtatcatgatatgatactcaaccctctttttcttcatttaattctatgccacctcataaaaaatgcctagttggcatgcatgatactccctccattcctaaatataagacgttttagagattgtactataaactacatacggatgtacatagacatattttagaatatagattcattcattttacttcgtatgtagtatcctagtaaaatccctaaaaaaaatttatattttggaacggagggagtagccttAGGTTCGTCAGCCTTTGCGGCAGCGAAGACGAAAAACATTGTCTTGTCGGCGGAGGAGAGGCTGAGGCCTGTGAGCCGTGGTGCTTGGCGCCAAATACTCCAGTGGCGCTGCTCCCAACGGGACGACTGCGACGCCCAACGCATCCCAATCAGACCGACTCCACGGCGACCACCCGCCGAACGCCGATGCCACCTGCCGCGCCAAAAGCCAACCAAACCTCTACACGATGGTCGCAAAGCAAGCAGCCCCACCGCTAGTAATATTCTCGCAGCAGCGCCCTACGGAGCCTACAACACTCCATCATCCCGTCTTCCTCTGCTTTACCGCTTTTCTGTTCTTGTCTCGTATCCACTCTAGCCCCCGGAAGGAATCCGTCGACCCAGAGCTGTGCCTTGTCAGTTTGTCACTGACGACGAGCCTGCTCGGACGCCAAAATATGCAGGCCTACAGCCAACGGCACTGGAATTCATCAACGGAGTGTGCAAGAATCCGACAGATGCGTCATGCAATGCAAGCTTGACATGAGATGAGAATGCAAGAGCAATGATTGCAAATTACGATCCGAGCTGATGGATATGGCCGTAGTCGATTTGCATTGTCAGACGCCATCAAGGAGTAGTAGTACAAGCACTCGATTACAAATCACGCGACGACAGAGCTGAGCTCCGGCAAGCTCCCCCACCGTGACGCACTTGATGTCGCTTCTTGTCGGCGGTACAGACAAGAGTGACCACGGATCCATGACTGACCCAGCGCCGGAGGTGACAGCGTCCTGGTTTGGCTACGGCTCTCCGGCCCGCGACAGCCGGGACGGCGCGCGGCAGGTGGGGCAGCTCGCGCGTGCCGCGAGCCACCCGTCCACGCAGGCCCCGTGGAAGGGGTGGCCGCACGCCGGGAGCACGCGGACGCGCTCGCCGTCTGCCAGCTCCGACAGGCAGATAGCGCACTCCGCGTCGCCCCATCCGCCGGCCAACTGAACGCCTGCCCCTGCCCCGGCCTCCACGGAGAATTCGGCGGTCGCGGCGTCGGACGGAGGCTTCGGCGGCTGTGGCTGCCCCTGCGCCCGCGCACGCGCACGCGCGGCGCGGCGGCTggcgaggcggcggaggaggaagcGGGCGGCGGCGTGGAGGGAGAAGGCGAGGAGGGAGACGCAGGCgaggatgatgaggatggtgGCCACGTTGGAGAAGAATGCCCGGGAGCTGGTGTAGGGTCCCCAGGCGTCGCCGCTGGCGTGAGGCAGCGGCCTACGGGGAGGCGGAGACGGGACGACCATGGTCGCCGCCGTGGCGTTCATGGGGGGCGAGGCGGTGTGGTTGGTCCGGCGTGCCATGGCGTTCGATCTATAGTATAGAGAGTGGTGTCGACGGGGCGGAGCGGGACAGTGAATGAGTGTAGGAGGGCGAGCCTGCGAGGAGGCGTCGTTGTCTGGGTTTGGCAGACGGCCTTGGCTTTTTGTATGGCTTCTTTTCTTTCCTCGGAGCTGACGGAGTGCTACTCAAAGTGGGAGTGGAGTAGTAGGCCGGAGACCAAGCATGCGTGCACGAAGATGCCTTGCGCCATACCTCACCTCACGCAGGCTCGCTTGTTTAGAAAACGGACTCTGAATGCATGTCTCATCCGAATTCAGATTCAGGATAGAGTATACCATGCCCTACTTCCTAGACCAACTGATGGCGTTAGTACTACTAGTTTACTTAACCCTGGTCAATGTTCTTCTCCTGCTACCAAGAAGGTTAATGCGAGCTTTTAAAGTTTTTGCCCCTCGCCACCTCATCGAGCGTATCAAAAAGAAGAGCAGGCGTCCTCTTGGCGCAATCCCCAAGAGCTGCAAAGCATCAAGTGTTCAATCCTCTCTGTGAGTCTGTTTGATGTTTTACATTGGAAAATACTCTAATCTGCAGGAAAAAAATTTGCAcgtaaaaaaaaatcagagaaccTTTGTAGGCTATTCATAGTGAAAAGTAATTTAGACTAATAACATATGCATTTATCATTTATGTTACTCCCTTCGTTTTATAATGTAATGCGTCCTCGATTTTCAAGCTTAAAATTTAATCATAAATTTAACCAACAAGACCAACTCGGGGGAGCATAAATTATACCACTGAATTCGTATACCAGTGGATTCGTATTTCAATATGAATCCAGTGACACAATTTATGCTTCCCGTAGTCGGCCTCATTGACTAAATTCATGGTTAAACTTAAATCTCAGAAAACACGGACGCATTACATCATGAAATGGATGAAGTACTTTCTTCAAATCATACTAGTATATGATCCTCATCAAGGAGTTGCAGCCATAAAAAATGATATAAGTGTATATGGTTATACAACCCAAATTTTACTAAATTTCAGTTATGAACTTAGAAGCATATGCATCCATCATTTCCTTGCACATTTGATTTTTAGAGCCAACAAGACAgacatttgaattcaaattccacTTTGAGTGAAAGTCATGTAGGTCTCTTAAATTGTTTTAGGAAAACTTGCATAACGACAGGATTTTTTTTTCTAAGATGATATTTGCCCTAATTATTTTTGAGTGGACTAGAATTTGCAAACAGTTTAATTTGGGCAATTAAACTATAAGGAAAATTCTCGATATAATAAACAGAACAAGAAaattagaaaaaggaaaagtaaaACAATTCAAATAGGTTCACTAGTTATTGACAAAATACAGTTTCTCAAAAACCCTTGGAGAAATATTCATTTAGTCAGAAATATTCCCGAGATAATTTAGGATTTTTTCGaagaaaattcaaattcaaatttgaaaaatgaaaacaaagaacatgaaccaaaaacagaaaagaaaagagaaagaaaaaatggCCCAGCCAGCTGACCATGTCgtgcccgctctctctctctccctctcactcaCACGATTCCACCGGAGCGCCATTGGGCTACCCACACCACCATCAACGTCTCCACCTTGACAAAGAGACCGCGACGAGATTCCAACGAGCCTCTACCCCCTCGCGACCACCCGACCCCTCCAGGAGATCCACCGCATCGAGGCGACCCCGTGGACATCTCCGATGAGCccggggccccctgtagccccgaGTTTGATGGAGGCCGAAGATGGGCGCCGCTGCCGTCGTTGCTCGGGTGAGCCTCTTGCATTTGGCCCTGCACCTTTTTCCATCTGCCTCCCCATGCTCGTGTGCACCTTCTGACCAAGTCCTACATCCAGGAGCGCCCGCGTTTGAGCACATCGACGACGCTCAAGCCGCCAGCAACTCTGAcgagcctccccgtcgttgtcttcgtcatcCCCGAGGCCAGCCAACACCACCATCATATTCGTTGTCTCGCAGTGTGTCAAATTGTACCCCTCGCATAGCCTAGGAGCCCCTGGAACGCCGGCAACCTCGACGACCGAACACTGCGCCATCGTGCACGTGTTTTTTGATGACTCTCCGGTGAGGAGACCTGATGACGTCAAACCCTGCCCTTCTTCATTTTGATTTCTGATGTTAGATCTGGATTGGACAGCCCAAGTTTAATCACTTAAATGAACCGAGACTTGCCAACCAGAAGTTGTGACATTGACAACATTATCCGAAAGAAAATTGTTACTTAAAAAGAAAATGCAATTTTGCAAAAGAGCACTCGAATTTAAAACTATCATAACTAATTATCCATAGATCCAAATTGAATGATTCTTTTTACAAATGAATTCTTAGGAGATGTACTTTtggaataatttaataaaaaatgattttAAACATAATGATTTAAATACCAATTAGGCCAACTTTCAATTTACAAAATCCAATTCATGCGATCCTTTTTGCAGATTGGAACTCATGAAATGTAGTTTAAATTagttcattgttaattaaaaaataaaatatatttaATTAGTTTGTGGGCACAA
This genomic stretch from Hordeum vulgare subsp. vulgare chromosome 6H, MorexV3_pseudomolecules_assembly, whole genome shotgun sequence harbors:
- the LOC123402421 gene encoding RING-H2 finger protein ATL79-like, whose amino-acid sequence is MARRTNHTASPPMNATAATMVVPSPPPRRPLPHASGDAWGPYTSSRAFFSNVATILIILACVSLLAFSLHAAARFLLRRLASRRAARARARAQGQPQPPKPPSDAATAEFSVEAGAGAGVQLAGGWGDAECAICLSELADGERVRVLPACGHPFHGACVDGWLAARASCPTCRAPSRLSRAGEP